From the Alkalibacter rhizosphaerae genome, one window contains:
- a CDS encoding pyridoxal phosphate-dependent aminotransferase translates to MISKKMHEYVKNSSVIRAMFEEGRRLSTIYGAENVYDFSLGNPNLEPPTEVKKAILEILNEEAPTTVHGYMNNSGYEDVRETIAQSINRKFDTQFHKENIIMSVGAGGGLNVIFKTILDPGDEVITFAPFFGEYKNYVANFDATLLVVPPDTETFQPNLEIFESYITKKTKAVLINSPNNPSGVVYSESTLQQLADILYQKQKEMDTTIYLISDEPYRELAYDGIEVPYPTKYYDNTIVGYSFSKSLSLPGERIGYLVIPSEVDDFENMISAANIATRILGFVNAPSLFQKVAAKCLDAKVDLEYYDRNRTLLYDSLRSFGYECIKPQGAFYLFVKSPLEDDGAFCAKAKEKRILLVPGSSFGCPGYVRIAYCVAYETIQRSLPSFQALMEELK, encoded by the coding sequence ATGATCTCAAAAAAAATGCACGAATACGTAAAAAACAGTTCTGTGATCCGAGCCATGTTCGAAGAAGGCCGACGCCTATCCACCATATACGGCGCAGAAAATGTTTATGATTTCAGCCTTGGAAATCCCAATCTGGAACCACCGACCGAAGTAAAGAAAGCCATCCTGGAAATACTGAACGAGGAGGCTCCCACAACGGTCCATGGATACATGAACAATTCCGGTTACGAAGACGTTCGGGAAACCATCGCCCAGTCCATCAACAGAAAGTTTGACACCCAGTTTCATAAAGAAAACATCATTATGAGCGTAGGCGCCGGTGGAGGACTCAACGTGATCTTCAAAACCATTTTGGATCCAGGAGATGAAGTGATCACATTTGCCCCTTTTTTCGGAGAATACAAAAACTATGTGGCCAATTTCGATGCCACCCTTCTTGTGGTCCCTCCGGATACGGAAACATTTCAGCCCAACCTGGAAATTTTTGAATCCTATATCACAAAAAAAACAAAGGCTGTACTGATCAACTCTCCCAACAACCCTTCCGGTGTGGTCTATTCCGAAAGCACCTTGCAACAACTGGCGGATATTTTATACCAAAAACAAAAGGAAATGGACACCACCATCTATCTGATCAGCGACGAACCTTATCGGGAATTGGCATATGACGGCATAGAAGTGCCCTACCCCACCAAATATTACGACAACACCATCGTGGGATACTCCTTCAGCAAATCATTGTCTCTTCCGGGAGAGAGGATCGGCTATTTGGTGATCCCTTCCGAAGTGGATGATTTCGAGAACATGATCTCCGCCGCCAACATTGCAACGAGGATCCTGGGATTTGTCAACGCACCTTCCCTTTTTCAGAAGGTTGCAGCAAAATGTCTGGATGCCAAAGTGGATCTGGAGTACTATGACCGAAACCGGACCCTCCTCTACGACAGCCTTCGTTCCTTCGGTTACGAGTGCATCAAGCCTCAAGGGGCCTTCTATCTCTTCGTAAAATCACCGCTGGAAGACGATGGGGCCTTTTGTGCCAAAGCCAAGGAAAAACGCATCCTGCTGGTTCCCGGCAGCTCTTTCGGCTGTCCCGGATACGTGCGGATCGCCTATTGCGTCGCCTATGAAACCATCCAGCGTTCTTTGCCCAGCTTTCAAGCATTAATGGAAGAACTTAAATGA
- a CDS encoding GNAT family N-acetyltransferase: MKLRAYEDGDIQDMMEIWNHIVVEEGDSFPQMNGLSLSEARNFFAGQSHCGVAEMDGKVAGFYILHPNNVGRCGHIGNTSYAVAPNLRGKGIGRRLVEDSINQAKEHGYGLLQFNAVVKTNEGAIRIYEQLGFQRLGIIPKGFYMKAGYYEDIILYYLEL, from the coding sequence ATGAAGTTGCGTGCATATGAGGATGGGGACATTCAGGACATGATGGAGATCTGGAACCATATCGTTGTGGAAGAAGGAGACTCGTTTCCCCAGATGAATGGATTGAGCTTGTCGGAGGCCAGAAATTTTTTTGCCGGCCAATCCCATTGCGGAGTAGCGGAAATGGATGGGAAGGTGGCCGGTTTCTACATACTCCATCCCAACAACGTAGGACGCTGCGGCCATATCGGCAATACTTCCTATGCGGTAGCACCAAACTTGCGCGGCAAGGGGATCGGACGACGATTGGTGGAGGATTCCATCAACCAGGCAAAAGAACACGGATATGGCCTTCTGCAGTTCAACGCCGTCGTCAAAACAAACGAAGGGGCGATCCGCATCTATGAACAGCTGGGATTTCAGCGTTTGGGGATCATACCGAAAGGGTTTTACATGAAGGCTGGATATTATGAAGATATTATTTTATACTACCTGGAATTATAG
- a CDS encoding DUF3343 domain-containing protein, which translates to MRERKLYLVLSFSSTSRAMAFEKIAKAKGQKGRMIPLPGAISAGCGLAWRDDPTQEEGLKNMALEAGLEIEGIYRLML; encoded by the coding sequence ATGAGGGAGAGGAAGTTGTATCTGGTATTGTCTTTTTCTTCCACATCCCGGGCCATGGCTTTTGAAAAAATCGCAAAAGCAAAGGGACAGAAGGGGAGGATGATCCCTTTGCCGGGGGCCATTTCCGCCGGCTGCGGATTGGCGTGGAGAGACGATCCAACACAGGAAGAAGGGCTGAAAAATATGGCGTTGGAAGCCGGCTTGGAGATCGAAGGGATCTACCGGTTGATGTTGTAG
- a CDS encoding aminotransferase class V-fold PLP-dependent enzyme — MIYFDNAATSLHRPPEVIDGMVRAMKTLGSPGRGSHDFAHEAARTLYEGREVLSDFFHVGDPLKVVLTANATESLNMVIQGALEPGDHCITSEFGHNSVLRPLHQMEERGVHVEKIGARDQGILEWETLEQRIRPETKMVVACHGSNVTGNAVDLRPIGELCRKHGLLFVVDAAQTAGLLAIDFQELKIDALCLSGHKGLLGPQGIGVLCLSSRARVKPLKWGGTGTQSFSSDMPEGLPEALEAGTMNTHGLAGLMEGCRYLNRIGVSVVYEKSIRLANMFYHGLLGRRGITFYGDFSGEARLPIVSLNVGEMDAGQVSDLLAEEYGIATRSGAHCAPGVHRYFGTERQGMVRFSFSHFNAADEVMKAVEAVQNLTKELL, encoded by the coding sequence ATGATCTACTTTGACAATGCGGCGACCTCTTTGCATCGACCACCGGAAGTGATCGACGGGATGGTAAGAGCCATGAAAACATTGGGTTCTCCAGGCAGGGGATCCCATGACTTTGCCCATGAGGCTGCCCGTACTTTGTATGAGGGACGAGAGGTCCTTTCCGATTTCTTTCATGTGGGAGATCCCTTGAAGGTGGTCTTGACCGCCAACGCAACGGAAAGTCTGAACATGGTGATCCAGGGAGCGCTGGAACCGGGGGATCATTGCATCACTTCGGAGTTTGGACACAACAGTGTATTGCGGCCTCTCCACCAAATGGAGGAAAGAGGAGTTCATGTTGAGAAAATAGGAGCCAGAGACCAGGGGATCCTGGAATGGGAGACGTTGGAACAGCGGATCCGTCCGGAAACAAAAATGGTGGTAGCATGTCATGGTTCCAACGTGACAGGCAACGCGGTGGACCTTCGCCCCATAGGTGAACTATGCAGAAAACACGGTTTGTTATTTGTTGTGGACGCCGCGCAAACAGCCGGTTTGCTGGCCATCGATTTTCAGGAGCTTAAGATCGATGCCCTTTGCCTGTCCGGTCACAAGGGATTGTTGGGCCCCCAAGGAATCGGAGTCCTTTGTCTGAGTTCGAGGGCCCGGGTAAAACCGTTGAAATGGGGAGGGACCGGAACACAGAGCTTCTCCAGTGACATGCCGGAGGGCCTGCCGGAAGCACTGGAAGCGGGCACCATGAATACCCACGGTCTGGCTGGATTGATGGAAGGGTGCAGGTATTTGAATCGGATCGGCGTGTCCGTCGTCTATGAAAAATCGATTCGTCTTGCCAATATGTTTTACCATGGCCTTCTTGGACGAAGAGGGATCACTTTTTATGGAGACTTTTCCGGAGAAGCTCGACTGCCCATCGTATCCTTGAATGTGGGAGAGATGGATGCCGGACAGGTCAGTGATCTGCTGGCGGAAGAATATGGGATCGCCACCCGGTCGGGAGCCCATTGCGCTCCCGGCGTTCATCGATATTTTGGAACAGAACGACAGGGAATGGTGCGGTTTTCCTTTTCGCACTTCAACGCGGCGGATGAAGTAATGAAGGCCGTGGAGGCTGTACAAAATTTGACGAAGGAGCTTTTATGA
- the yedF gene encoding sulfurtransferase-like selenium metabolism protein YedF, which translates to MTKRILDEKGKACPQPVIEAKNMLADMEAGEELEVVVDNSIAVENIVKMATQMHLQHTWTDIDSDEYRIVITQKKQEVLSVENNSAGHEGGSWVVAISSDTMGTGDDVLGRVLMKGFIYAVTELDPLPETILFYNGGARLTAEGSESLEDLMDLEDQGVEILTCGTCIDFLGLDKTPKIGGVSNMYTIAEIMGKAAKVVRP; encoded by the coding sequence ATGACAAAACGAATATTGGATGAGAAGGGGAAAGCCTGTCCCCAACCGGTCATAGAGGCGAAAAACATGTTGGCCGACATGGAAGCAGGAGAAGAACTGGAAGTGGTGGTGGACAATTCCATTGCCGTAGAAAACATCGTCAAGATGGCAACCCAGATGCATTTGCAGCATACATGGACAGATATCGATTCGGATGAATATCGGATCGTCATCACTCAAAAGAAACAGGAAGTCTTATCGGTGGAGAATAATTCGGCAGGGCATGAGGGGGGTTCCTGGGTGGTCGCCATCTCTTCCGATACCATGGGGACCGGGGATGATGTTCTGGGACGGGTCTTGATGAAAGGTTTTATTTATGCAGTAACAGAATTGGATCCCTTGCCGGAAACCATTTTGTTCTATAATGGTGGCGCCAGATTGACGGCGGAAGGGTCGGAAAGCCTGGAAGATCTGATGGATTTGGAAGACCAGGGTGTGGAGATCCTCACTTGCGGGACCTGTATCGATTTTTTGGGATTGGATAAAACTCCGAAAATTGGCGGCGTCAGCAACATGTACACCATTGCGGAGATCATGGGAAAAGCCGCCAAGGTGGTTCGCCCATAG
- the selD gene encoding selenide, water dikinase SelD: MIALNEDILFCKGGGCTAKLGAGALSSVLEKLPKKLDPNLLVGFDSADDGAVYQLTEDLAVVQTLDFFPPMVEDPYQFGQIAAANALSDLYAMGATVKTALNIVCFPESMDLNILGKILQGGNDKVMEAGGVLVGGHSIADQDVKYGLSVMGTVHPNKILKNNTPKAGDRLILTKPLGVGIVMTAQRMGQCDPKAMEQAVTSMTTLNKYAAEMLFAYDIHACTDVTGFGFIGHLREMLGAYKGAQIDSIRIPHIRHSRRYANEFFYTAAGQRNRNHFQSGVVFQGVPFAMEEILYDPQTSGGLLVSLPADEAEIALAEVRKLGLDCGIVGTVTQDEENKIVIR, translated from the coding sequence ATGATTGCATTGAATGAAGATATACTATTTTGCAAGGGTGGCGGTTGTACGGCAAAACTAGGGGCAGGAGCCCTTTCTTCGGTCTTGGAGAAACTGCCAAAGAAATTGGATCCCAACCTGCTGGTTGGGTTTGACAGTGCAGATGACGGAGCGGTCTACCAACTGACGGAGGATTTGGCCGTTGTCCAAACCTTGGATTTTTTTCCACCCATGGTGGAAGATCCATATCAGTTTGGTCAAATTGCAGCAGCCAATGCCTTGTCGGATCTTTACGCCATGGGCGCCACTGTCAAAACTGCATTGAACATCGTCTGCTTTCCTGAATCCATGGATCTGAACATACTTGGAAAGATCCTGCAGGGTGGCAACGACAAGGTGATGGAGGCTGGCGGCGTTTTGGTGGGGGGACATTCCATCGCGGACCAGGATGTGAAGTATGGACTTTCCGTTATGGGGACCGTCCATCCGAATAAGATCTTAAAAAACAATACACCCAAAGCTGGGGACCGGTTGATCCTGACAAAGCCCCTGGGAGTGGGGATCGTCATGACGGCTCAGCGGATGGGCCAATGCGATCCGAAAGCCATGGAGCAAGCGGTAACGTCCATGACCACCTTGAACAAATATGCGGCGGAAATGCTGTTTGCATACGATATCCATGCGTGTACGGATGTGACCGGATTTGGGTTCATTGGACATCTACGGGAGATGCTGGGAGCATACAAAGGTGCTCAGATCGACAGTATTCGGATACCCCATATTCGACATTCCAGACGCTATGCCAATGAGTTTTTCTATACTGCAGCAGGACAGCGGAACCGAAATCATTTCCAGTCTGGAGTCGTTTTTCAAGGGGTACCATTTGCAATGGAAGAGATTTTGTACGATCCCCAAACTTCTGGAGGATTGTTGGTCAGTCTACCTGCCGATGAAGCGGAAATTGCACTTGCTGAAGTCCGAAAACTGGGACTGGATTGCGGCATCGTCGGTACGGTAACACAGGATGAAGAAAACAAGATCGTGATTAGATAG
- a CDS encoding 4Fe-4S binding protein, translating to MTDFYIKTNRIFSPWRKYAWIFTLTVAVGGLWFPILGLLVLPVMAGLTVTAFFRGRFWCGNICPHGSLFDSLVYPVTSNRKIPKFFKSKLFGWAFFGFFTFNLVRKFIRVSALWGTYQFWERLGFIFVASYLMVTVAGGLASVLFSARTWCNFCPMGTLQKISYRIGKWTGLNKETDLKITAESTDMCHSCGKCARVCPMQLTPYEAFDENGQFVNENCIRCSTCVYNCPGDVLHLANAKEAKAIRESVDLTGYEHRKAFPATIARITPVNETTNEYVFHFEDDNVVYRSGQFILVKIQDIPEMYRAYSISAFDISAKTVTIDVKKTPNGYGTGIIFDTFEEGQKVTLQGPMGHELLVDKNAKEVVLVAGGIGITPFRAIVKDLVENDDHEIEKFTLVYGANQEKEFMFDEEFRSYADQSDKFEYIKVVAFDDSYAGPKGFVTDVLKDMDLTDNKIYMCGPPPMTKAAEKMLLSMDVPTTDIAYESA from the coding sequence ATGACAGATTTCTACATTAAGACAAATCGAATCTTTAGTCCCTGGAGAAAGTACGCTTGGATCTTTACCCTGACGGTCGCTGTTGGTGGCTTGTGGTTTCCAATTTTGGGACTGCTGGTACTACCCGTCATGGCGGGCTTGACCGTCACCGCCTTCTTCCGCGGAAGGTTCTGGTGCGGAAACATTTGCCCTCATGGCAGCTTGTTTGACAGTTTGGTATACCCCGTCACTTCGAATCGCAAGATCCCGAAATTCTTCAAATCCAAATTATTTGGATGGGCCTTTTTCGGATTTTTCACCTTCAACCTGGTTCGAAAATTCATCCGAGTATCCGCTTTATGGGGTACTTATCAGTTTTGGGAGAGACTGGGCTTCATCTTTGTTGCCAGCTATCTGATGGTGACCGTTGCAGGAGGATTGGCCTCTGTATTATTCAGTGCAAGAACCTGGTGCAATTTCTGCCCCATGGGCACTTTGCAAAAAATTTCCTATCGCATCGGTAAATGGACCGGACTCAACAAGGAAACCGATCTGAAGATCACTGCAGAGAGTACCGACATGTGCCATAGCTGCGGCAAATGTGCCAGAGTTTGCCCCATGCAGTTGACGCCTTACGAAGCCTTCGACGAAAATGGTCAGTTTGTCAACGAAAACTGCATCCGATGTTCCACCTGTGTTTATAATTGCCCAGGAGATGTTCTCCACCTCGCCAATGCCAAAGAAGCAAAAGCCATTCGTGAAAGTGTGGATTTGACCGGATATGAACATCGAAAAGCATTTCCGGCCACCATTGCCAGGATCACCCCTGTCAACGAAACCACCAATGAATACGTGTTCCACTTTGAAGACGACAACGTGGTATACCGATCCGGCCAGTTTATCCTGGTGAAGATCCAGGACATTCCGGAGATGTATCGGGCATATTCCATATCCGCTTTTGACATAAGTGCAAAAACCGTCACCATCGATGTGAAGAAAACACCCAACGGTTACGGTACCGGCATCATCTTCGACACCTTCGAGGAAGGTCAGAAAGTCACCCTTCAAGGTCCCATGGGCCATGAACTTCTGGTAGACAAGAATGCCAAAGAAGTGGTCCTGGTGGCCGGTGGTATCGGCATCACTCCCTTTAGAGCCATCGTCAAGGATCTGGTGGAAAATGATGACCACGAGATCGAAAAGTTCACTTTGGTTTATGGTGCCAATCAGGAAAAGGAATTCATGTTTGACGAAGAGTTCCGATCCTATGCCGATCAAAGCGACAAATTTGAGTACATCAAAGTCGTAGCCTTCGATGATTCCTATGCAGGACCAAAAGGCTTTGTCACCGACGTTTTAAAAGACATGGACTTGACCGACAATAAGATCTACATGTGCGGACCGCCTCCCATGACAAAAGCTGCAGAAAAAATGCTTTTATCCATGGACGTGCCCACAACAGACATCGCATACGAAAGCGCATAA
- a CDS encoding ABC transporter ATP-binding protein has product MQEPLISVRNLKKHFEVGKGAVLTAVDGISFDIYPGETFGLVGESGCGKSTAGRTIIRLYDATDGEVHFNGKNIFELSRHEMNEVRKDFQMIFQDPYASLNPRMTVEDIIAEPFQIHGIYKNKKEMRQKVIELLETVGLNDEHAMRFPHEFSGGQRQRIGIARALALNPKFIVCDEPISALDVSIQAQVVNILKDLQDKMGLTYMFIAHDLSMVRYISDRVGVMYLGHMMELAASEELYDNPLHPYTKALLSAIPIPEPEIQRNRQRIILEGDVPSPINPKEGCRFVDRCSYAIDKCRQVTPEFREVQENHFAACHRIGEI; this is encoded by the coding sequence ATGCAGGAACCATTGATTTCAGTACGTAACCTGAAGAAGCATTTTGAAGTTGGGAAAGGCGCAGTGTTGACGGCTGTAGACGGCATCAGCTTTGATATTTACCCGGGAGAGACCTTTGGTCTGGTTGGTGAATCCGGATGCGGAAAATCGACGGCGGGGAGGACCATCATCCGTTTGTACGATGCAACGGATGGAGAAGTACACTTCAACGGGAAAAATATTTTTGAATTATCCCGACATGAAATGAACGAAGTTCGAAAAGATTTTCAAATGATCTTTCAAGACCCATATGCATCCCTGAATCCAAGGATGACCGTAGAAGACATCATAGCAGAACCATTTCAGATCCATGGCATCTATAAAAACAAAAAGGAAATGAGACAAAAGGTCATTGAACTTTTGGAAACCGTCGGATTGAACGACGAGCACGCCATGCGTTTCCCGCATGAGTTCTCCGGAGGGCAGCGTCAGCGGATCGGGATCGCCAGAGCATTGGCATTGAATCCCAAATTCATCGTTTGCGATGAACCCATATCTGCACTGGATGTGTCTATTCAAGCGCAGGTCGTCAACATTCTGAAAGATCTTCAGGATAAAATGGGTCTGACCTACATGTTTATTGCCCATGACTTGTCCATGGTCCGATATATTTCCGACAGGGTCGGTGTCATGTACCTTGGGCACATGATGGAATTGGCAGCTTCCGAAGAGCTTTACGACAATCCATTGCACCCATATACGAAAGCCTTGCTTTCCGCCATACCCATACCGGAACCGGAGATCCAGCGAAACAGACAGCGGATCATTCTGGAGGGGGATGTACCCAGCCCCATCAATCCGAAAGAAGGATGCCGGTTTGTGGATCGATGCAGCTATGCCATCGACAAATGCAGGCAAGTGACACCGGAATTTCGGGAAGTGCAGGAAAATCATTTTGCGGCTTGTCACCGAATCGGAGAAATTTAA
- a CDS encoding ABC transporter ATP-binding protein, translating into MDNILEVKNLAVSFQTFFGEVEAVRHINFEVGRKETVAIVGESGCGKSVTANSIMQLLPMPPAFFKDGEIFFNGEDLLKKTEKEMQKIRGNHIAMIFQDPMTSLNPTMKVGAQIVEGLVKHHKINREEAKKKAIEMLELVSVPQPDRRIDQYPHEFSGGMRQRVMIALSLISDPQLLIADEPTTALDVTVQAQILDLLKSLQDKMNMSIILITHDLGVVADTSDKVVVMYAGQIVETGLTDEIFSNTAHPYTKKLLASVPRLDMNRDEALVSIEGTPPDLYIPPKGCAFYDRCDYAMKVCKDHMPEFSEHTSTHMSRCWLHHPMAKDGKGSES; encoded by the coding sequence ATGGATAATATATTAGAAGTTAAAAATTTGGCCGTCTCTTTTCAGACGTTTTTTGGAGAAGTAGAGGCTGTCCGCCATATAAATTTTGAGGTAGGGCGAAAAGAAACAGTAGCCATCGTAGGAGAGTCCGGTTGTGGGAAAAGCGTGACCGCCAACTCCATCATGCAGCTGTTGCCCATGCCTCCGGCATTTTTTAAAGACGGAGAGATCTTTTTCAATGGAGAGGATCTGCTAAAAAAGACAGAGAAAGAAATGCAGAAGATCCGTGGAAATCACATAGCAATGATCTTTCAAGATCCCATGACATCGTTGAACCCAACCATGAAAGTAGGGGCACAGATCGTGGAGGGTTTGGTCAAGCATCACAAGATCAACAGGGAAGAAGCAAAGAAAAAAGCCATAGAAATGCTGGAACTTGTATCCGTACCTCAACCGGATAGAAGGATCGATCAGTATCCCCACGAATTTTCCGGTGGCATGAGACAGCGGGTCATGATCGCATTGTCATTGATCTCTGATCCCCAGCTTCTTATTGCCGACGAACCAACGACAGCATTGGATGTTACAGTTCAGGCGCAGATCCTGGATCTGCTGAAAAGCCTGCAGGATAAAATGAACATGTCCATCATTTTGATCACCCATGACTTGGGTGTGGTGGCAGATACCAGCGACAAAGTCGTGGTCATGTATGCCGGTCAGATCGTAGAGACGGGATTGACCGATGAGATCTTTTCCAACACGGCACATCCCTACACAAAAAAATTATTGGCTTCCGTTCCTCGACTGGATATGAATCGGGACGAGGCATTGGTATCCATCGAAGGTACCCCGCCGGATCTTTACATACCTCCTAAAGGTTGTGCCTTCTACGACCGTTGCGATTATGCCATGAAGGTTTGTAAAGATCACATGCCGGAATTTTCCGAGCATACGTCGACGCATATGAGTCGATGCTGGTTGCATCATCCCATGGCAAAAGACGGGAAAGGAAGTGAATCCTGA
- a CDS encoding ABC transporter permease has product MNNPVDLKPELFVEADKDLVNVDKIRRPSIKFWPDVWRRLRKNHLAMVGLTLIVLMIIMAFVGVRLSGYTYFEQNLKLKNIHPGSVFWFGSDELGRDLFTRVWFGARYSLAIGVIAAFIDFLIGITYGGIAGISSRRVDGIMMRVAEVIYSIPYLLVVILLSVVLNPEGGGSSMFVLILAMSLTGWVPMAILVRGQVLQLKEAEYSLASESLGATKGWILRKHIFPNTLGPILVNVTLTIPRAIFAEATLGFLGLGLQAPKSSLGTLANNGLAGMAVGNAYQIIIPAIFISLIMFSFNVLGDGLRDALDPRLRK; this is encoded by the coding sequence GTGAATAATCCAGTGGATTTGAAGCCGGAATTATTTGTTGAAGCAGACAAAGATCTGGTAAATGTTGATAAAATTCGTCGTCCCAGCATCAAGTTCTGGCCGGATGTATGGAGAAGATTGCGCAAAAACCATTTGGCCATGGTCGGATTGACCCTGATCGTTTTGATGATCATCATGGCTTTCGTTGGTGTTCGACTTTCGGGATATACCTACTTTGAACAAAATTTGAAATTGAAAAATATACATCCAGGAAGCGTCTTCTGGTTTGGTTCTGATGAATTGGGTCGAGACTTGTTCACGCGAGTTTGGTTCGGGGCCAGATATTCCCTGGCTATCGGCGTCATTGCCGCCTTCATCGACTTTTTGATCGGCATCACTTACGGCGGTATCGCCGGCATCTCTTCCCGTCGAGTGGACGGCATCATGATGCGTGTGGCCGAAGTCATATACAGCATCCCGTATTTGTTGGTCGTGATCCTTCTTTCCGTTGTATTGAACCCGGAAGGGGGAGGCAGTTCCATGTTTGTACTGATCCTTGCCATGAGTTTGACCGGCTGGGTCCCCATGGCGATCCTGGTACGAGGCCAGGTCTTGCAACTGAAGGAAGCCGAGTACTCCCTGGCATCGGAATCCCTGGGTGCCACCAAGGGATGGATCTTGCGCAAGCATATATTTCCAAATACGCTGGGTCCCATATTGGTCAACGTTACCCTGACCATTCCCCGAGCTATTTTTGCGGAAGCCACCTTGGGTTTTTTGGGCTTGGGACTGCAGGCACCAAAGTCCAGTCTGGGAACTTTGGCGAACAATGGATTGGCAGGGATGGCCGTAGGAAATGCCTACCAGATCATCATCCCGGCGATTTTCATCTCATTGATCATGTTTTCATTCAACGTTTTGGGCGATGGTCTGAGAGACGCTTTGGATCCAAGATTGCGCAAGTAG
- a CDS encoding ABC transporter permease, which yields MSKYLLKRLVMSVVTIWAVVTITFLLMHSVPGNPFRTESKMPPAVYENLLSQYGLDKPLPEQYVIYLGNLMQGDLGASMKSRVETVNDMVSRGFPVSAQLGGQALLIAIVFGPALGSLAALYQNKFPDYLSMVIAIIGISVPSFIMGTVLIQFVARNFAVFPIGGWGTWNHTLLPSLALALMPLATMARLMRSSMLEVLNQDYIKTAKSKGIKRSAVILKHAVRNAILPVISILGTTISNLLVGSFVIEKIFGIPGLGRFFVQSINNRDYPLIMGTTIFYAIILVAMLFIVDIAYMVIDPRIKLTKEGR from the coding sequence ATGTCAAAATATCTATTAAAAAGATTGGTCATGTCCGTTGTAACCATTTGGGCAGTTGTAACCATCACCTTTCTATTGATGCATTCTGTACCTGGCAACCCTTTCCGAACGGAAAGCAAAATGCCGCCGGCTGTCTATGAAAACCTTCTTTCCCAATATGGATTGGACAAACCCTTGCCGGAGCAATATGTCATATACCTTGGAAATTTGATGCAAGGCGACTTGGGAGCGTCCATGAAATCTCGGGTGGAGACCGTAAACGACATGGTAAGCAGAGGCTTTCCCGTATCGGCGCAATTGGGTGGACAGGCGTTGTTGATCGCCATTGTTTTCGGACCTGCGCTGGGAAGCCTGGCCGCATTGTATCAAAACAAGTTCCCGGATTACTTGTCCATGGTCATCGCTATTATTGGAATATCTGTTCCTTCGTTCATCATGGGTACTGTGTTGATACAATTTGTCGCTAGAAATTTTGCAGTGTTTCCAATCGGAGGTTGGGGAACATGGAATCATACGCTATTACCATCCTTGGCACTGGCATTGATGCCCTTGGCCACCATGGCAAGACTGATGCGTTCCTCCATGCTGGAAGTATTGAATCAGGACTATATCAAAACAGCCAAATCCAAAGGGATCAAGCGGTCCGCCGTTATTTTGAAACATGCGGTACGTAACGCAATCTTGCCGGTCATCTCCATTTTGGGGACCACCATCTCCAATCTGCTGGTAGGCAGCTTTGTTATCGAAAAGATTTTTGGGATCCCGGGACTGGGCCGTTTCTTCGTACAATCCATCAACAATCGGGATTATCCCTTGATCATGGGAACCACCATTTTTTACGCCATCATACTGGTTGCCATGCTCTTTATCGTGGACATCGCCTACATGGTGATCGATCCAAGAATAAAACTGACCAAGGAGGGACGATAA